DNA sequence from the Tissierella sp. MB52-C2 genome:
TTTTGCATTATCCTTTATATAGGTATTTATATTTGATTGAAATTGCTGAAATATAGGAATAGTGCGGTTGATTATATCTACATTGGTTGACCCGTTCCACATAAGAAGACCTATGGAAGATACTAAATCATCCTGCTGTGCTGTACCTAATTTGAAGTTAACATTATTCATAACTGAAACTATTGCAGGTAAACATTTATCATGATAATTTCTACTATTAAGCTCACTTAATTGACTATTATAAAATCCTAAATAAAAACCTGCTCTAACTACTTCACAAAGTGTAGGGATACCTTTGTTATCTGTACTTGTATATTGTCTTCCACGAACATTTATTGCATCAATAAGCGCTTCCATACGACTTTGATTAGAATAAAATTCATATGCATCTTGGCTATATTGAAATAAATCTGTAATATCACTGTATTTAAGGGTAACTAGCAGGTTTACTAAATCAGTATAATTTAATGTCTTTAGATAAGACATTGAGTAGGTGCTTTCCCCTGCAGCAAATGGTCTTATATCCTGGAAACTTTGGTCAATAGATTCCGACTGTGGCGGTTCAGGTGATTTGATTGCTAATAAATCATCTGTGATTTCTCTTGAAAATATACTACTCTCCTTTTTTTCTCTATTCTCTATTTTTCCTATAGGTAGTTGATTTGATACTGATGAAGCATTGGGATTATCATTTACTGCTAAAACTAAGCCACTGAAAACATTGCTTAACAACAAAGTAATAATGCAAAACAAACATATAATTTTATATAATTTATGACTGCCTTTTTTTTGATTTTTACCAATTGTTTTTTCCATAATATAATCCTCTCCTTTAAAACAATTTTATTTTATAAACAGCTCTTGATAAAAATGCAATAGTCACCTCCTTGGATAATATAGTTAAAACTTAATTGATATACTTTCTTCCCTACTGATTTAATGAGATAATATTCATGACTTTTATATAGTTTCTTTATCTGCCAAACTTGCCAATAATATTGATATCATTTAACTTTGTTCAGATTGGGAGTATGAAAGTATTAATCTTCAAATATTCCAATATTCTGAATATTTATTCCGTGCATAAAAGTAATAATGCTATGCCTCTTAATCTAGTAATAATATGGGAAAGATAATATTAAATGATAGAAATTACAACATCTATATTACAGTAGGAGCTGGATACTATTTTCAAGTAAACTATGAGTCAACTTTTTTAGAAAGACCATGTACTAAGAACTGAGTATAAAAGATATAATTGTATATTGCAATCTTTATGCCACTTTTGCACTTTATTGAAATACAATGATATCAATAATATTAATACATTAAAATTAAAAATAAATAAGAAAAAGTATTAAATTTAATACTTTTTCTTATTTATTTTTAAAAATCAGTATGAAATTTCAGACCTAATCCAAAGTTATAGTAAAATTAATTCATATCCTATCTACCCATTTGTATTATTACCGCTCTTTTAATCCAGCAATATAACTTTTAAAATTAAATTTAAGTTCTTCTATACTATCTCCGCCAAATTTTTTCATTATTTCATTAGCCAATACATATGCCAGCATATTTTCTGCTACAATGCTAGCTGATGGTACAGCACAAACATCTGATCTTTCAAATTGAGCATAAGCCTGCTCTTTTGTCTCCATATCTATAGTATTTAAAGGTTTCTTTAGGGTAGGTATAGGTTTCATAACTGCTCTAAATACTATATTTTCTCCGTTGGAAACTCCTCCTTCAATTCCACCTGCATTATTGGTTTCTCTATGGTATCCATTGACATCATAGTATATCTCATCGTGTACTTTTGAACCAGGCTTATTAGATGTATTAAATCCTAGACCAAATTCAATTCCCTTTATTCCAGGAATACTCATTATGCTATAAGCAATTTTTCCATCTAATCTTCTGTCCCAACTAGTATAACTTCCTAACCCTACTGGAACATTCATACCTATTACCTCTATGACTCCACCTAAAGTATCTCCTTCCTTTCTTATATTATTTATTTTTTCTATCATAATTTTTTCGGTTTTTGAGTCTAGAACCCTTAGAATAGATTTATCTGCCTTCAGAAGTTCTTCTTTATTTATATTAACGCAGTTTTCTTTGGGAACTTCAACTTCTCCAATTTTAATTACATGGCTATATACTTCTATATTGAGAGTTTTTAATAACAATTTACATATACCGCCTAATGCAACTCTCATAGCCGTTTCTCTTGCGCTAGCCCTTTCTAAAACACTTCTCCCACCTTTCCGATTATACTTCAACGTCCCTGCTAAATCTCCATGACCTGGTCTAGGTCTCATTACCTCTGTTAATTCAATATTAGTTCCTCTATTTTTAATCATAATTGATATTGGATTTCCTGTAGTATGGCAATTATTTATCCCAGATAAAACTATTATTTCATCTTTTTCTATAGCCATTCTTTCACTTCTTCCATATCCTTTTTGTCTTCTTTTAAGCTCATGATTTATATATTCTATATTAAAATATAAATTTGCTGGAAGTCCTTCTATTATTCCCTGCAAACTATCACCATGAGATTCTCCCGATGTTAAAAACCTAATCATTTAGACCCTCCTATAAAATTAAATAAATTAATATTTTAAACAAAGAATTTTATTTTATTACAATATTTTATTTTCAACTTTTGCAATAAGCTTTAAAGATTCCATAAGCTTTTTAAATCTACCTGTGGTTATAGACTGCTCCCCATCACACCTAGCATTTAAAGGGTCATTATGAACTTCAATAATTAATCCATCTGCTCCTACTGCTATAGCAGCTTTTGATAGAGGTTCTACTAACCACCACAAACCAGTGCCATGGCTAGGATCTACTATGACTGGAAGATGACTTAGCTTCTTCAGTATAGGAACTGCACTTAGGTCTAAAGTGTTCCTTGTATATCTTTCAAAAGTTCTAATTCCTCTTTCACATAAAATTACATTTTCATTTCCTTCCAACATAATATATTCAGCAGCCATTAAAAACTCCTCAATAGTAGCTGACATTCCTCTCTTTAAAAGCACTGGTTTTTTTATCTTTCCAACTTCTTTTAAAAGAGG
Encoded proteins:
- the aroC gene encoding chorismate synthase translates to MIRFLTSGESHGDSLQGIIEGLPANLYFNIEYINHELKRRQKGYGRSERMAIEKDEIIVLSGINNCHTTGNPISIMIKNRGTNIELTEVMRPRPGHGDLAGTLKYNRKGGRSVLERASARETAMRVALGGICKLLLKTLNIEVYSHVIKIGEVEVPKENCVNINKEELLKADKSILRVLDSKTEKIMIEKINNIRKEGDTLGGVIEVIGMNVPVGLGSYTSWDRRLDGKIAYSIMSIPGIKGIEFGLGFNTSNKPGSKVHDEIYYDVNGYHRETNNAGGIEGGVSNGENIVFRAVMKPIPTLKKPLNTIDMETKEQAYAQFERSDVCAVPSASIVAENMLAYVLANEIMKKFGGDSIEELKFNFKSYIAGLKER
- the aroF gene encoding 3-deoxy-7-phosphoheptulonate synthase, with product MEIGLNKVNRILHPINSTINVGENSIGGNNITIIAGPCSVESEEQIVNIAKRVKVSGATFLRGGVFKPRTSPYSFQGLGENGLELLKIAKEKTGLPIVTELMSLEYLDRFLEDVDVIQIGARNMQNYPLLKEVGKIKKPVLLKRGMSATIEEFLMAAEYIMLEGNENVILCERGIRTFERYTRNTLDLSAVPILKKLSHLPVIVDPSHGTGLWWLVEPLSKAAIAVGADGLIIEVHNDPLNARCDGEQSITTGRFKKLMESLKLIAKVENKIL